The DNA window ATCGACTATGAAACAACCGCTGAAATAATTGTTCGCGATATTCGGAACCAGCATTTGGGCAAAGTAACGTTCGATTATAGAGATGAAATGATTGAAGAAGAGTGAGGGTTTCCTCTATTCGATTACCGGCTGTTCCTCGATTTTGAGGAACAGCTTTTTTGATAAGTGACACAAGTGTTGCGGCTTTAACCGTAGCATTGGAATTGAAAAAGCGACGGTGTAGTGAAACAGCATGAATAATTTAGAAAAAATTAAATGGCGAGAGAAGTTGAATCGATGCAAACAACTACGGAAATAAAAGAAAAATTGAATGGCATAACGGAATGGCAACCGTGGATGGAGGAGCTTGAAAAGGACACGCGTAAAAGTGTTCAAACTTTATTAGCATCTTGGCTACGCAAGCAAATGCATCGAAAAAAATTGTTGGAAAATCATAATTCTAAATTAGTATTCGACGATGTATTCAGAAAATCCAAAGCTGATTTAGTGGCAGGAATTGATGAAGCCGGAAGAGGTCCGCTAGCTGGTCCTGTGGTAACAGCTGCCGTCATTTTGCCTGAGGACTGCTCGAGCCTTGTGGGTTTAGATGATTCTAAGCAGTTGAGTAAAGTTAAGCGCGATCAGTTTGCAGAAATTATTAAAACGATTGCCATTAGCTATTCGGTTCATGTCCAGTCCCCTGAAGAAATTGATCGGCTTAATATTTATCAGGCAACAAAAAGCTCGATGACCCAAGCAGCACTGGCGCTTTCCCCTTCTCCTCATATCGTACTGGCTGATGCGATGATGCTCAAACTGCCAATGCCTTGTGAATCCATCATCAAAGGTGATGCTAAGAGCTTAAGCATTGCAGCAGCTTCTATTTTAGCGAAAACAGGAAGAGATGCCCTTATGGCGGAATACGCTCTTCAATATCCACAGTACGGATTTGAAAAACATTCCGGTTATGGCACGAAAGATCATATCGCAGCGCTTGAAAAATATGGTCCATGTAAAATCCACCGATCAACATTCGAACCGATAAAATCTCTTTTGACAAAAAAATCGCTGGTTTAAATAGATGAAGTTTTGTCGGAATAACGAACAACGGTGGACTTTTTGTGACAACTTTAATACAATGGTAAAGGCAATAAAATTACGATAAAGATGTTTGATTGGAGGATGACAGATGAATATCCATGAATATCAAGGAAAAGAACTCCTCAGACAATACGGCGT is part of the Planococcus kocurii genome and encodes:
- a CDS encoding ribonuclease HII, which produces MQTTTEIKEKLNGITEWQPWMEELEKDTRKSVQTLLASWLRKQMHRKKLLENHNSKLVFDDVFRKSKADLVAGIDEAGRGPLAGPVVTAAVILPEDCSSLVGLDDSKQLSKVKRDQFAEIIKTIAISYSVHVQSPEEIDRLNIYQATKSSMTQAALALSPSPHIVLADAMMLKLPMPCESIIKGDAKSLSIAAASILAKTGRDALMAEYALQYPQYGFEKHSGYGTKDHIAALEKYGPCKIHRSTFEPIKSLLTKKSLV